CGAGCAGACCAAGAAGAAACTTGCGGATGCCTCAAGAGCTCTTTTTGTGCAAAAAGGGTATAAAGCAACTTCCATTGAAGATATTGTGGCTGCGACAGGCAGTAGCAAAGGCAATATCTATTACCATTTTAAAAGTAAGGAAGGCCTCTTTCTGTATCTGATTGATGAGTGGGATCGGGAATGGGAAGAGAATTGGGCGGCCAAGGAGCATCTGTATCATACTTCTACGGAGAAGATCTACGGCTTGGCAGAACAATTAATCCTCGACGATATGAATCACCCGCTAACCAAGGCGGCAGATGAGTTTTTTACCGGGGAAAAGAAAGAAAATGATATTGAAGAACGAATATCTTTGATGTTTGAGCGGCATATTCAATTTAACAAACAATTGGTGGAACAGGGGATAGAGAGCGGAGAGTTCAAGGCAGACAACGCAGACAATCTTGCGCTCATTCTGGAAAGCACCATTATTGGACTTAGTCAGCTGTCGCGCGGAATGGAGCCAGAACAGGCTCTTGCCTTATACCGCCAGGCGGCTAGCGTATTCTTATATGGAATAGCAAAAGATAAAGCTTAAGGCAACATTTTGACAACTACGGAGGATGGAATCATGGCATTACTTACACGGAACAGGGGCGCATTGCTGCTGTTAATGTTTAATATTTTTCTCGTTTTTACAGGTATAGGTCTTGTTGTACCTATTATGCCTGCGTACATGGATCTACTGCATATCACTGGGTTCACGGTTGGTTTGCTGGTAGCAGCATTCTCCTTCACGCAGTTTCTGTTTTCTCCAGTTGCGGGCCGTTGGTCTGACATCTTGGGACGTAAAAAAATTATTGTTGGCGGCATGTTAATCTTTGCTGTATCGGAGTTTATGTTTGGTGCTGTGAATGCACCATCGCTGCTCTTCGCGGCCCGGATGCTTGGCGGAATCGGTGCAGCAATGATCTTCCCGGCAGTTATGGCGTATACCGCAGATATTACGAC
This window of the Paenibacillus marchantiae genome carries:
- a CDS encoding TetR/AcrR family transcriptional regulator: MNKKQIQTEQTKKKLADASRALFVQKGYKATSIEDIVAATGSSKGNIYYHFKSKEGLFLYLIDEWDREWEENWAAKEHLYHTSTEKIYGLAEQLILDDMNHPLTKAADEFFTGEKKENDIEERISLMFERHIQFNKQLVEQGIESGEFKADNADNLALILESTIIGLSQLSRGMEPEQALALYRQAASVFLYGIAKDKA